Below is a window of Leucobacter chromiiresistens DNA.
GCCGCTCCCCGGACCACCGTCTCCGGAACGGCCGCTCCCGGAACCGCCGCTCACTCCCCCCGCTCGATCTCCTCCGACCGGCGCACGTTCGCCGCGAGCGCGCGGTCGAACAACTCCGCCCAGCCGCCGCGCTGCAGCTCCAGCACCGCCTGCTCGGTGGTGCCCTTCGGGCTCGTCACCTTGCGCCGCAGCGTCTCCGGGGTCTCGTCGCTGTGCGCCCAGAGCTGCGCCGCCCCGACGATGGTCTGCTTGACGAGGGTGCGGGCCTGATCCTCATCGAACCCGGCGCGCTCCGCCGCCGCCGTCATCTCCTCCGCGTACAGAAAGAGGTAGGCGGGGCCCGACCCCGAGACCGCGGCCACCGCGTTGATCTGATCCTCGCGCACGATCAGCGCCTCGCCCACGGTCGCGAACATGCGCTGCGCCAGGGCGACCTGCTCCTCGCTCGCAGACGCCCCGCCGGCGATGCCCGTCGCGCCGAGGCCGATGGTCGACGGCGTGTTCGGCATCGCGCGCACCACCGCCACGCCGTCGGGCAGCTCAGCCTCGATCGCCGCGCTCGTCACGCCCGCGGCGACGCTCACCACGACGGCGCCCGGCGCGAGGTCGCCCGCGATCTCGCGCACCACGTCGCGCACCATCCACGGCTTCACGCCGAGCACGACCAGTGCGGCGCCGCGCACCGCCCGACGGTTGGCCTCCGGATCCCGCTCCGACGACAGCGCCGTCACGTCGCCCGCACCGGCGAACGCCTCCGCGCTCGCCTCCGACCGGGTGGTCACGGCGATGGGGCGCTCGATGTCGACCTCGGGCGCGCGCAGACCGGCCAGGATCGCACCGCCCATCGAGCCGACCCCGATCATCGCGGTGCGGGGCAGTCGGGAATGGTCGGGGGTGCGGCCCGGCGCGCGGGTGCCGTCAGCAGTCGTTTCGTCCATTCCCCCAGTGTATGGAGGGCCGCCGACAGAATGCGGGCCCCGACCTTGTTCGCTTCCGTGCCGTTCCGATCCGACGCGCGTCATAGACTTGGGCCAGCAATTCGGGCACACGGGGTCCAACACGGGAGGCATCTGGAATGAGCGCGACAGGCGGCAGCAAGGCGATCATCGCGGCACTACTCGCCAATCTGGGGATCGCGGTGACGAAGTTCATCGCCTGGGCCTTCTCGGGCTCCTCCTCGATGCTCGCCGAGGGGGTGCACTCGCTCGCCGACTCGGGCAACCAGGTGCTGCTGCTCATCGGCGGCAAGCGCGCGCAGCAGAAGGCCGACAAGGAGCACCCGTTCGGGTACGGCCGCGTGCGCTACGTCTACGCGTTCGTCGTCGCCATCGTGCTCTTCTCCATCGGTGGCGTGTTCTCGGTGTACGAGGGCATCTCCAAGATCCAGCACCCGCACGCCCTCGAGGTGTGGTGGCTGCCGCTGCTCGTGCTCACCATCGCGATCGTGCTCGAGAGCTTCTCGCTGCGCACGGCCATCCGCGAGAGCCGCCCCCACAAGGGCACGTCGAGCTGGTTCCAGTTCATCCGCCGCTCGAAGGCGCCCGAGCTGCCCGTCGTGCTGCTCGAAGACATGGCGGCGCTGCTCGGCCTCGTCTTCGCGTTCATCGGGGTCGGCCTCACCGTGCTCACCGGCAACGGGCTGTTCGACGGCATCGCGACCGTCGCCATCGGCGCGCTGCTCGTCGCCGTCGCCATCGTGCTCGGCGTCGAGGTGAAGAGCCTGCTCGTCGGCGAGGGCGCGAACGACGACGACGTCGCCAAGATCGAGACCGCCCTGCTCAAGTCGCAGGACGTCAATCGCATCATCCACATGAAGACCCTGTACCTCGGCCCCGACGAGTTCATGGTCGGCGCGAAGATCGACATCGCCCCGACCAAGACCATGAACGAGGTCTCCGTCATCATCAACCTCGCCGAACGGCGCGTTCGCGAGGCCGTGCCCGCAGCGCGCGTCATCTACATCGAGCCCGACGTGTACCTCGACCCGAACGCGGACACGCCGTCGACCAGCTCGATCGTGATGCTGTCGAGCGACTGACGCCGCCGACGCTCACGCCGTGCGCGGTGCACGCACCGTTCACCGTGCAGCCACCGCACCGCTCCTTCCCGGTCACCGCGCACTTCTAGCGTGGGGTCTCGGATCGGCCGCCCGTTCACGGGGCGAGTCCGCACGCGCCTCCCGGCGATCCGAACCCCATACGTTGGAAGGAACACCCGTGACCTCTCGCGCCATTCTGCGCTCCGCCGCTGTGATCACCGCCCTGCTCATGGGCGGCTCGCTCGCAGCCTGCTCCACGGCGAGCAACGCCGAGGGCGGCTCGGAGACCGACGCCGCCACCGCCACGAGCGCCGCAGACTTCGGCGGCATGGACGCGCTCGTCGCCGCCGCTCAGGAGGAGGGCGAGCTCAACGTCATCGCGCTCCCCGAGACCTGGGCCAACTACGGCGAGATCATCACCGGCTTCGAAGACAAGTACGGCATCACCGTCAACTCCGCATCGCCCGACGCGTCGAGCGCCGAGGAGATCCAGGCCGCCGAGAACCTGCAGGGGCAGGACACGGCGCCCGACGTCTTCGACCTCGGCAGTGCCGTGGCGCTCGAGAACGTCGACAAGTTCGCGCCCTACCAGGTCGAGACCTGGGACGACATCCCCGACGCGAACAAGGAGGCCACCGGCCTCTGGGTGAACAACTACTCGGGCATCATGTCGATCGGCTACGACTCCGAGAAGCTGCCCGAGCCGCAGGCGATCGACGACCTGCTGGGCGACGACTACACGGGCTCCGTCGTGCTCAACGGCGACCCGACCCAGGCCGGCGCCGCCTTCGCCGCGGTCGGCTCGATCTCGTCGCTGAACGGCGGCGGCGTCGACGACTTCGGGCCCGGCGTCGACTTCGTCGCCGAGCTGCGCGATGCGGGCAACCTGCTGACCGTCGACCCGACGCCGGCGACGATCGCGTCGGGCGAGACCCCCCTCGTCTTCGACTGGTCGTTCAACAACATCGCGGCCGCCGCCGACAAGCCCGGCTGGGAGACGACGGTGCTCGAGGGCCCCGCCTATGTCTCGTTCTACAACGAGGCCATCAACAAGGACGCGCCGAACCCGGCCGCCGCCCGCCTGTGGCAGGAGTGGATCTTCTCCGACGAGGTGCAGACGCTGTTCCTCGAGGCGAACGCCGTGCCCGTGCGGGCCGACGCGCTGCAGGAGGCCGGCTCGGTCGACGCCTCCCTGCTCGACACCGCCACCTTCGGCACGAGCAGTGAGGACTGGATCACCCCGACCGAGGACGACACGGCGGCCGCCAACGCCCTCCTCGCCGAGCGCTGGGCCGACGCGATCAAGTAGCGCAGGATCCGTGCGGTGGGGGCGCGAGCCGCCCCCACCGCACGCGTGCGTCCGCACCCGCCTGCACCCGCACCCGCCTGCACCCGCTCCGGCCCGCGCCGGACCGCGCCCGCACCCGCCTTCCCGATCCCGCTCTGCCGACACTTCCGGAGCTTACGTGAAACGCCTCGCATCGGTGATCGGGCTCGTCCCGTTCACCGCGTACATCCTGCTCTTCCTCGCCGTGCCCACCGCCCTCGCCGTGGGCAGCGGCTTCACCGACGCCGACGGCTTCACCCTCGCGAACCTGCAGGTGCTCGCCGCCCCGGCGACGCTCGGGGCCTTCGGCGCGAGCGTGTGGCTGAGCGGCATCACCGCCGTCATCGGCGCCGTGATCGGCGCGATCCTCTGCTGGGCGCTCGCCGCGCTCCCCGAGCGGGGGCCGCTGCGCCGCGTCATCGACGCCGCGAGCTCGGTGCTCGCACAGTTCGGCGGCGTGATGCTCGCGTTCGCCTTCGTCGCGACGATCGGCATCCAGGGCCTCGTGACCGTCGGCCTGCGCGAGCGGCTCGGCGTCGACATCTACGCCGAGGGCGTGTGGCTGTACGAGCTGCCCGGGCTGATCCTCCCGTACGTCTACTTCCAGGTGCCCCTCATGGTCATCACCTTCCTGCCCGCGGTCGTCGCACTGAAGCCCGGCTGGGCGGAGGCCGTCGCGACGCTCGGGGGCGGCAGCGTCGCCTACTGGCGGCGCGTCGGGCTCCCCGTGCTCGCACCCGCCTTCGTCGGCTCGCTGCTGCTGCTCTTCGCCAACGCCTTCTCGTCGTACGCGACCGCCGCAGCGCTCATCAGCCAGGGCTCCCAGATCGTGCCGCTGCAGATCCGCGCCGCCCTGATCGGCGAGACCGGTGGGTCGAACTCCGCCACCGCCGGCGTGCTCGCCCTCGGCATGATCCTCGTCATGACCGTCGTGATGCTCGCCTACAGCAGGCTCATGGCCCGGGCCGGGCGGTGGCAGCGATGAGCGCGCGCGTGCCCGGCCGACCGTCGCGGGGCGTCGCGTACGCCGTGATCTCGCTCATCGGCCTCGTCTTCCTGATCCCGCTCGCCGCAATGCTCGAGTTCACCCTCCGGCAGACCTCGGGCGGGTACGGCCTCGACCACTGGGCGGGGCTGCTCGACCCCGAGAACGCGCGCGCCTACCGGCCCCTCTTCCAGGGGCTCGGCAACTCGTTCGTGCTCGCCGCACTCACCCTCGTCATCGTGCTCGGCGTGTTCGCCCCGACCATCGTGCTCGTGCACCTGCGCTTCCCACGACTGGAGCGCGCCCTCGACCTGCTCACCGTGCTGCCCATCGCGATCCCCGCCATCGTGCTCGTCGTCGGCTTCGCGCCGATCTACCGCGCGCTCGGCGCGATGGTCGGCTCGGGCGCCTGGACGCTCTCGCTCGCGTACGGCGTGCTGGTGCTGCCCTTCGCGTACCGCGCGATCGCCGCCGACCTGCAGGGCATCGACGCGCGCACCCGCGCCGAGGCCGCTCGCTCGCTCGGCGCCGGGTGGGGTGCCGTGCTGCTGCGCGTCATCGCCCCCGGCGTGCGCCGCGGCATCCTCGCCGCGTCGCTCCTCACCATCGCGATCGTGCTGGGCGAGTTCACCGTCTCGTCGCTGCTCAACCGGATGACGCTGCAGACGGCACTGCTGCAGATCTCCAAGTCAGACCCCTTCGTCGCCGTCGCGGTATCGTTGCTCTCGCTGGTCGGCGCCTTCCTCGTGCTGCTGCTCGTGAGCAGCACCGAAGGCGCGCCGCGCCGCAGCGCACGGCGCGGTTCCCGCCCCTCGACCCCTCAGGAGCCCCGATCATGAACGCCACCACGACCCAGACCCGAGCCGGCGCGGCGGTGCGCCTCGAAGCGGTGACCAAGGCGTACGGCGCGACCACGGTGCTGCACGGCATCGACCTCGCGCTCGAACCCGGCGAGCTCGTGTGCCTGCTCGGCCCGTCGGGGTGCGGCAAGACCACCGCGCTGCGCTGCATCGCGGGCCTCGAAGACGTTACCTCGGGCCGGGTGCGCATCGGCGACGACGACGTCACCGATGTGCCGGTCAACCGACGCGACATCGGCATGGTGTTCCAGCAGTACTCCCTCTTCCCGCACCTGACGGTGGCCCGCAACATCGAGTTCGGGCTCGGCATGCGTCGGGTGCCGAAGGGCGAGCGGGCGTCGCGCATCGGCGAGATGCTCGAGATCGTCGGGCTCTCGCACCTCGCCGAGCGGTTCCCGCACGAGCTCTCGGGCGGCCAGCAGCAGCGCGTGGCGCTCGCCCGCGCGCTCGTCACGCGGCCCCGGGCGCTGCTGCTCGACGAGCCCCTCTCCGCTCTCGACGCGAAGGTGCGGGTGCGGCTGCGCGAGCAGATCCGCGCCATCCAGACGGAGCTCGGCATCACCACCGTCTTCGTCACGCACGACCAGGAGGAGGCGCTCGCCGTCTCCGACCGCGTCGCGGTGATGGAGGGCGGCGGGATCGCGCAGCTCGGCACCCCCGAAGACCTGTACCGACGGCCTGCGTCGCCCTTCGTCGCCGACTTCGTGGGGCTCTCGAACCGGCTCGCGGGCACGCGCGAGCAGGATCGCGTCAACGTGCGCGGCGCCCTGCTCCCGCTGATCGCGCCGGCCGCAGCGGGCACCACCGGCGTCTCGGGCGCCCCCGTGACGGCGTATGTGCGGCCCGAGCACGTGCGGCTCGCGGCGGAGGCTCCGGGAACCTTCGCCTCGCCGCTGAGCGGCACGGTGCTGTCGAGCGGGTTCCTCGGGCCGATCCGGCGCACCGTGGTGCAGTTCGACGACGGCGCCGAGCTGGCGTCGCAGCACGCCGCCGATGAGCTGTTCCGCGCGGGCGACCGCGTCGTGGTCTCGTTCGCCCCCGAGCCGGTGACGGTCGCGCCGCGCGCCTGACCGGGCGGCTGATCGGCCGCCCGCTGCTCATCCTGCGAGCGGGGTCACTTTCCGTGGGTGTCGCGCGGCCGACACGCACGAGAAGTGACCCCGCTCGCACGGAGGAGGCGCGCGGCTCGGAGCGCGCCTGCGCGCCCGCGCGCCTGCGCGCCTGCGCGCCCGCGCCCACCAGTGCGAGCGGGGTCACTTTCGGAGGGTGTCGAGGCTCCGATGCGGCGCAACACCCTCCGAAAGTGACCCCGCTCGCAGAATCGGAGCGGAGGAGCGGGGCGGAGCGGAGCCGAGCGGCGGAGCGGCGGAGCGGCGCGGCGGCGGAGCGGCGCCCGCAGCGCCGACCACTAGCGGCGGTGCTCGAAGAAGGCGCGGAGCAGGGCGGCGCACTCGTCGGCGCGCACTCCGCCCACCACCTCCGGCACGGCGTGCGGCAGACGCCCGTCGCGCAGCAGATCGTAGACGCTGCCCGCGGCGCCCGCCTTCTCGTCCCACGCCCCGATCACCACGCGCGGAATGCGGGCCGCGAGAATGGCGCCGGCGCACATGACGCACGGCTCCAGCGTCACCACGAGGGTGCACCCGTCGAGCACCCGGCTTCCGCGGGCTGCGGCGGCCTCGCGGATCGCGATGACCTCGGCATGGCCCGTCGGATCCGGCACCGCCTCGCGCACGTTGCGGCCCGCGCCGATCACCGCCCCGTCGGCGTCGAGCACGAGCGCGCCGACCGGGATCTCGCCCGCGTCGCCCGCCTCGCGCGCCGCGGCGAGGGCGAGGGCCATCGACGCCAGCTCCGAGCGAGATGGGGGGATGGGGGTCACGCCAATAGAATAGGCGCATGCGAGTCTTCGTTGCGGATCATCCCCTCATCACCCACAAGCTCACCGTGTTGCGCGACACGAAGACCTCCCAGCCGACGTTCCGGCTTCTGATCGAGGAGCTCATGACGCTGCTCGCCTACGAGGCGACGCGCGAGGTGCGGGTCGAGCCGCACGCGATCGAGACGCCGGTCGCTCCGACCACGGGCGTGAAGCTGAGCGAGCCGCTGCCGCTCATCGTGCCGATTCTGCGCGCCGGGCTCGGCATGCTCGAGGGCATGGTGAAGCTGGTGCCCACGGCCGAGGTCGGGTTCCTCGGCATGGCTCGCGACGAGGAGACGCTGCAGCCCACGACGTACGCCGAGCGGTTGCCCGAGTCGCTCGCGGGGCGCCAGTGCTTCGTGCTCGATCCGATGCTCGCGACGGGCGGATCGCTGGCGGCTGCCATCAAGTTCCTGTTCGACCGCGGAGCCGACGATGTCACGGCGATCTGCGTGCTCGGCACCCCCGAGGGCGTCGAGGCGATCGAGCAGGCCGCCGGCGATCGCGAGGTGACGCTGGTGCTCGGCGCGCTCGACGACGGGCTGAACGAGCAGGCCTACATCGTGCCCGGCCTCGGTGATGCGGGCGACCGCCTGTACGGCACCGCCGGCGACTGACGGCGCCTCGATCGAGCGATTGCTCCGGCTGGCGCTTGACACCCGGAGCAATGCTTTGCTTAACTTGCGGTTATGCATGAGACCATTCGTCCCCAGTCCGCCTTCGAGGTGAACTTTGGGAACCCCGGCATGATGATGGCCGGGCAGAGTGTCATGCGTTGTCGAATGTGCATGTGAACGTCTTCTGAGCAGTACGTCCACCCGGCGACACGTCCCGTCGCCGTGATCACGGGGTGCCCTCCGCACCGAGCGCCGCTTCTCTCCGATCTGCGAGAGCCGCGCACCGTATCGCCCGCACCACCGGCCGATCACCGGCCGAAGCGTCGCGCACCGCAGCGCCGATCGCATTCGACACCACGCAAGGACATCATCATGAACGCCACCACGCAGACCCTCCGCGCAGCCCGCCCCGACCTCGCCGCCGACCTCGCTCCGCAGTCGGCCCCCGAACGCCGTGTTCCCGAGGGCACCGAGGTGCGCGGCTTCGCGCTCTACGTCGGCCTCGCCGACGACAAGATCGCCGACGGCGATCCGAAGCTCGGCGCCATCGTCACCCGCATCAAGCAGCTCGTCGCCGAACTCGCTCCTGCCGCCGAGACCTACGCCGCCGTCGCCCTCGCCCCCGAGCAGACCGGCGGTCGCGATGTCGACGTCGTGCGCCTCGCGCTCGGCGACCCGGCCGCGGTAGCCCGTCAGAAGCAGCACGAGGCCGAGGAGCAGGATCATGCCGCCTCCGGGGTGATCCTCGATCTCTCGCGCAAGCGCGTGCTGCTCGACAACGTGACGGCCGCCCTCACGTTCCGCGAGTTCGAGCTGCTGCAGTACCTGGTGCTGCGCGAGGGTCGCACCATCAGCCGTGAAGAGCTCATCGCCGCGCTGTGGAGCGAGGGGAGCGACGAGGAGGTGCCGAGCGAGCGCACCATCGATGTGCACATCCGCCGCCTTCGCGTGAAGCTCGCGCAGTACCAGGACATCGTGCGCACGGTGCGCGGCACCGGCTACCGCTTCGACCGCCATGCTGACGTGGCGATCCTCCACACCGCCGCGCCGAGCCCCGACGCGTTCTAGGCGATGCGCCTGCCGCGCGCCGCAGCTCGCGACGCGCCGCACGCGCGACTCGACTCGCGCGGCCAGCACGCGCCGCGCACGGCGTTTCCCCTGCCGCGCAAGGCGCTACCGCGACGCGAGTCACCTGCGGTAGCCTCAAAGGCGCATCCTACGTCTTGAAGGAGACCGAACATGACTACGTTGCCCCCTGAGGATCAGCCCGGCCGCGAGCCCGCCGGCCACGGTTCAGGCGATCCCGCGCCGACGACGCCACCGGCTCCGCCCGCACCGCCCACGGTGCCGCAGGCTCCCCCGGCCGCTCCCACGGCTCCCCCGGCAGCGCCCCAGTTCCAGGCGCCGCAGTACCAGGCGCCCGCCGCACCGCCGGTCCCCCCGCAAGCTCCGCAGTACCAGCAGCCGCAGCAGCCGCAGCAGCCGCAGCAGGGCTTCCAGCAGCCGCAGCAGCCCCCGCACTACGGCGCTCCGGGCCAGACGCCGCCCCCCGGCGGCTACCAGCAGCCGCCCGCCGGGTACGGTCAGCCGGCCGCCGACCCCGCCACGAACGTAGTGCTGAACTACTGGCTGTCGGTCTTCTTCTCCTGGATCCCGGCACTCATCTTCTACCTGATCGACAAGGACAAGGGCGATCAGCGCGTGTACGCGTACCAGCGCGACAACCTGAACTTCTCGCTGCTGCGCGTGGGCGTCGGCGTGGTCACGTGGATCCTGGCCCTGATCCCTTACATCGGGTTCATCTTCGGGTTCCTGCTCGGCATCGGGTCGCTCGTGCTCTTCATCTTCCACATCATCGCAGCGGTGAAGGCGAGCGACGGCTTCCGCCGCGGCGAGCAGCCGGGCTTCATCTTCAACATCCCGCTCGTCAAGTAGCGCACCGCGCTCGGGCCTCGGCGCCTCGGACCTGCACACGCAGATCCGGGGCGCCGCGGTCGTTCAGGGGCGGCGCGTCACGTGCTGTACGCGGCGCGGCGCGCGCGCCAGGCGCGCCAGCGCTCCGTCACGCGCGCCACCGCCATGCGCACCCAGCCCAGCAGGCGGCGCGCCCAGTGGAACTCGGTGCCGAGGATCGCGAGCCCGAAGAACACGATGAGCCAGCCGGGCCCGGGCAGCGGCACCAGGATCAGCCCGGCGATCACGATGATCGCGCCGAACGCGGTGAGCGCGATGCGGTAGAGCGCGTCGAGCCAGGGCAGGCGCCTGATGAGCGCCCGCACGCGCGCCGACGCTCGTGCCGCGCGCTGCCAGTGACGACGGCGCCCGCCGTCGGGGGCGGCTTCGTGCGGGTGCGATGCGGGCATACGGGGAGGCTACGGGGCGACGCTGGCAGCCCGCCGCATGCCAGGTGGGTGCGCGCTTAGACTGGGCGGATGAGCGAACGATGGCGATCCGTGGCGGCCGCGGCGGGGCTGGCGGCGGCCGACGGCTCCACCCGCCCCACGATCTTCGCCGAGATGACGGCGCTCGCGAACGAGACCGGCGCGGCGAACCTCGGCCAGGGATTCCCCGACGCCGACGGCCCCGAGTGGATTCGGCGCATCGCCGCCGAGGCGATCCTGACCGGCGACAACCAGTACCCGCCGGGGCGCGGCATCGCCCCGCTGCGCGAGGCGATCGCGCAGCAGCGACGCCGCCGCACGGGCCTCGACGTCGACCCCGCCGCCGAGGTGCTGGTCACCGCGGGTGCGACCGAGGCGCTCGCTGCGGCGCTGCTCGCCTTCGCGGGGCCGGGCGACGAGGTGGTGACCCTGGAGCCGTTCTACGACGCGTACGCGGCGCTCATCGCGATGTCGGGCGCCGCCCACACCACGGTGCCGCTGCGGCACGACGGCGAGACGTTCCGCGTCGATCGGGCCGCCCTCGCCGCGGCGATCACGGAGCGCACGCGCGTGATCCTCATCAACACCCCGCACAACCCGACCGGCGCCGTGCTGAGCGCCGATGAGCTCGCGAGCATCGCCGAGGCGGCGCAGCGCGTCGATGCGATCGTGCTGACCGACGAGGTGTACGAGCACCTCGTCTTCGACGGCGCCCGGCACCACTCGATCGCGGCGCTGCCCGGAATGGGCGATCGCACCGTGACGATCTCGTCGGCGGGCAAGACGTTCTCGCTGACGGGGTGGAAGATCGGGTGGGCAGTGGGACCCGCCCCGCTCATCGAGGCGATCACCTCGGTGAAGCAGTTCCTCACCTACTCGGGCGGCGCACCGTTCCAGCCCGCGATCGCCCGGGCGCTGACCGATGGCGACGCAGACATCCGCGAGCTGCGCGATGCGCTGTCGGATCGCCGCGACCTGCTCATCGCGGGCCTGCGCGCGGCCGGCTTCGACCTCGTCGTTCCCGGCGGCACGTACTTCGTGTGCGCCGACGCGACGCCGTTCCTGAGCGAGGCGGTGCCAGACGGCGCCGCG
It encodes the following:
- a CDS encoding ABC transporter permease — its product is MSARVPGRPSRGVAYAVISLIGLVFLIPLAAMLEFTLRQTSGGYGLDHWAGLLDPENARAYRPLFQGLGNSFVLAALTLVIVLGVFAPTIVLVHLRFPRLERALDLLTVLPIAIPAIVLVVGFAPIYRALGAMVGSGAWTLSLAYGVLVLPFAYRAIAADLQGIDARTRAEAARSLGAGWGAVLLRVIAPGVRRGILAASLLTIAIVLGEFTVSSLLNRMTLQTALLQISKSDPFVAVAVSLLSLVGAFLVLLLVSSTEGAPRRSARRGSRPSTPQEPRS
- the upp gene encoding uracil phosphoribosyltransferase; protein product: MRVFVADHPLITHKLTVLRDTKTSQPTFRLLIEELMTLLAYEATREVRVEPHAIETPVAPTTGVKLSEPLPLIVPILRAGLGMLEGMVKLVPTAEVGFLGMARDEETLQPTTYAERLPESLAGRQCFVLDPMLATGGSLAAAIKFLFDRGADDVTAICVLGTPEGVEAIEQAAGDREVTLVLGALDDGLNEQAYIVPGLGDAGDRLYGTAGD
- the proC gene encoding pyrroline-5-carboxylate reductase yields the protein MDETTADGTRAPGRTPDHSRLPRTAMIGVGSMGGAILAGLRAPEVDIERPIAVTTRSEASAEAFAGAGDVTALSSERDPEANRRAVRGAALVVLGVKPWMVRDVVREIAGDLAPGAVVVSVAAGVTSAAIEAELPDGVAVVRAMPNTPSTIGLGATGIAGGASASEEQVALAQRMFATVGEALIVREDQINAVAAVSGSGPAYLFLYAEEMTAAAERAGFDEDQARTLVKQTIVGAAQLWAHSDETPETLRRKVTSPKGTTEQAVLELQRGGWAELFDRALAANVRRSEEIERGE
- a CDS encoding winged helix-turn-helix domain-containing protein; translation: MNATTQTLRAARPDLAADLAPQSAPERRVPEGTEVRGFALYVGLADDKIADGDPKLGAIVTRIKQLVAELAPAAETYAAVALAPEQTGGRDVDVVRLALGDPAAVARQKQHEAEEQDHAASGVILDLSRKRVLLDNVTAALTFREFELLQYLVLREGRTISREELIAALWSEGSDEEVPSERTIDVHIRRLRVKLAQYQDIVRTVRGTGYRFDRHADVAILHTAAPSPDAF
- a CDS encoding ABC transporter ATP-binding protein yields the protein MNATTTQTRAGAAVRLEAVTKAYGATTVLHGIDLALEPGELVCLLGPSGCGKTTALRCIAGLEDVTSGRVRIGDDDVTDVPVNRRDIGMVFQQYSLFPHLTVARNIEFGLGMRRVPKGERASRIGEMLEIVGLSHLAERFPHELSGGQQQRVALARALVTRPRALLLDEPLSALDAKVRVRLREQIRAIQTELGITTVFVTHDQEEALAVSDRVAVMEGGGIAQLGTPEDLYRRPASPFVADFVGLSNRLAGTREQDRVNVRGALLPLIAPAAAGTTGVSGAPVTAYVRPEHVRLAAEAPGTFASPLSGTVLSSGFLGPIRRTVVQFDDGAELASQHAADELFRAGDRVVVSFAPEPVTVAPRA
- a CDS encoding aminotransferase class I/II-fold pyridoxal phosphate-dependent enzyme, with the translated sequence MSERWRSVAAAAGLAAADGSTRPTIFAEMTALANETGAANLGQGFPDADGPEWIRRIAAEAILTGDNQYPPGRGIAPLREAIAQQRRRRTGLDVDPAAEVLVTAGATEALAAALLAFAGPGDEVVTLEPFYDAYAALIAMSGAAHTTVPLRHDGETFRVDRAALAAAITERTRVILINTPHNPTGAVLSADELASIAEAAQRVDAIVLTDEVYEHLVFDGARHHSIAALPGMGDRTVTISSAGKTFSLTGWKIGWAVGPAPLIEAITSVKQFLTYSGGAPFQPAIARALTDGDADIRELRDALSDRRDLLIAGLRAAGFDLVVPGGTYFVCADATPFLSEAVPDGAAFARMLPWEVGVACVPVSAFCRAGSETAPALAPWVRFTFVKDEQTLRTAIARLATLRDAAAPPSAPRA
- a CDS encoding TIGR02611 family protein encodes the protein MPASHPHEAAPDGGRRRHWQRAARASARVRALIRRLPWLDALYRIALTAFGAIIVIAGLILVPLPGPGWLIVFFGLAILGTEFHWARRLLGWVRMAVARVTERWRAWRARRAAYST
- a CDS encoding ABC transporter permease; translation: MKRLASVIGLVPFTAYILLFLAVPTALAVGSGFTDADGFTLANLQVLAAPATLGAFGASVWLSGITAVIGAVIGAILCWALAALPERGPLRRVIDAASSVLAQFGGVMLAFAFVATIGIQGLVTVGLRERLGVDIYAEGVWLYELPGLILPYVYFQVPLMVITFLPAVVALKPGWAEAVATLGGGSVAYWRRVGLPVLAPAFVGSLLLLFANAFSSYATAAALISQGSQIVPLQIRAALIGETGGSNSATAGVLALGMILVMTVVMLAYSRLMARAGRWQR
- a CDS encoding nucleoside deaminase; translated protein: MALALAAAREAGDAGEIPVGALVLDADGAVIGAGRNVREAVPDPTGHAEVIAIREAAAARGSRVLDGCTLVVTLEPCVMCAGAILAARIPRVVIGAWDEKAGAAGSVYDLLRDGRLPHAVPEVVGGVRADECAALLRAFFEHRR
- a CDS encoding DUF4870 domain-containing protein gives rise to the protein MTTLPPEDQPGREPAGHGSGDPAPTTPPAPPAPPTVPQAPPAAPTAPPAAPQFQAPQYQAPAAPPVPPQAPQYQQPQQPQQPQQGFQQPQQPPHYGAPGQTPPPGGYQQPPAGYGQPAADPATNVVLNYWLSVFFSWIPALIFYLIDKDKGDQRVYAYQRDNLNFSLLRVGVGVVTWILALIPYIGFIFGFLLGIGSLVLFIFHIIAAVKASDGFRRGEQPGFIFNIPLVK
- a CDS encoding ABC transporter substrate-binding protein; this translates as MTSRAILRSAAVITALLMGGSLAACSTASNAEGGSETDAATATSAADFGGMDALVAAAQEEGELNVIALPETWANYGEIITGFEDKYGITVNSASPDASSAEEIQAAENLQGQDTAPDVFDLGSAVALENVDKFAPYQVETWDDIPDANKEATGLWVNNYSGIMSIGYDSEKLPEPQAIDDLLGDDYTGSVVLNGDPTQAGAAFAAVGSISSLNGGGVDDFGPGVDFVAELRDAGNLLTVDPTPATIASGETPLVFDWSFNNIAAAADKPGWETTVLEGPAYVSFYNEAINKDAPNPAAARLWQEWIFSDEVQTLFLEANAVPVRADALQEAGSVDASLLDTATFGTSSEDWITPTEDDTAAANALLAERWADAIK
- a CDS encoding cation diffusion facilitator family transporter, with translation MSATGGSKAIIAALLANLGIAVTKFIAWAFSGSSSMLAEGVHSLADSGNQVLLLIGGKRAQQKADKEHPFGYGRVRYVYAFVVAIVLFSIGGVFSVYEGISKIQHPHALEVWWLPLLVLTIAIVLESFSLRTAIRESRPHKGTSSWFQFIRRSKAPELPVVLLEDMAALLGLVFAFIGVGLTVLTGNGLFDGIATVAIGALLVAVAIVLGVEVKSLLVGEGANDDDVAKIETALLKSQDVNRIIHMKTLYLGPDEFMVGAKIDIAPTKTMNEVSVIINLAERRVREAVPAARVIYIEPDVYLDPNADTPSTSSIVMLSSD